The Fortiea contorta PCC 7126 genome has a segment encoding these proteins:
- a CDS encoding nicotinate-nucleotide adenylyltransferase, with the protein MRIALFGTSADPPTAGHQKILNWLSERYDWVAVWAADNPFKSHQAPLEHRAAMLRLLIADIKTPRNNIAVEQDLSSFRTLETIEKAQLRWGENIEYTLVIGSDLLSQLPRWYQIEDLLRQVQLLVVPRPGYEIDEFSLAKVQHLGGKIAIATLIGLDISSTAYREHGNLEALTPPIVAYIHQQHLYKCQDDTTKRLQLR; encoded by the coding sequence ATGAGAATAGCTTTATTTGGTACTAGTGCCGATCCACCAACCGCCGGACATCAAAAGATTTTAAATTGGTTATCTGAGCGCTATGATTGGGTAGCAGTTTGGGCAGCAGATAACCCTTTTAAATCTCATCAAGCACCTCTAGAACATCGGGCGGCGATGTTGCGTTTGTTAATTGCGGATATCAAAACACCGCGCAATAACATCGCTGTCGAGCAAGATTTGAGCAGCTTCAGAACATTAGAAACAATCGAAAAAGCTCAACTGCGCTGGGGCGAAAATATTGAGTATACCTTAGTAATTGGTTCCGATTTATTGAGTCAGTTACCGCGTTGGTATCAAATTGAAGATTTGTTAAGACAGGTGCAATTATTAGTAGTACCGCGACCGGGATATGAGATAGATGAATTTAGCTTGGCAAAAGTGCAACACCTAGGAGGAAAAATAGCGATCGCTACCTTAATTGGTCTGGATATTTCTTCCACCGCATATCGTGAACATGGAAATTTAGAAGCTCTCACCCCCCCAATTGTTGCCTATATTCATCAACAGCATTTGTACAAATGCCAGGACGATACCACAAAAAGACTCCAACTCCGCTAG
- a CDS encoding NUDIX hydrolase encodes MPGRYHKKTPTPLDQQPLADFKVGVDNVIFSVDTAQNRLLVLLVMRQQEPYLNYLSLPGTLVRQGESLEDAAYRIMAEKIRVKNLYLEQLYTFGGPKRDPREATASYGVRYLSVSYFALVRFEEAELITDGVTGIAWYPIKEVPQLAFDHQEILAYGHRRLRNKLEYSPVAFEVLPETFTLNDLYQLYTTVLGENFSDYSNFRARLLKLGFLLDTSIKVSRGAGRPASLYKFDAEAFAQFKDKPLVFI; translated from the coding sequence ATGCCAGGACGATACCACAAAAAGACTCCAACTCCGCTAGATCAACAACCTTTGGCCGATTTTAAGGTAGGGGTTGATAATGTAATTTTTTCTGTAGATACAGCTCAAAATCGACTGCTAGTTCTTTTGGTGATGCGACAGCAAGAACCATATTTGAATTACTTGAGTCTTCCCGGTACCCTAGTCCGTCAAGGAGAGTCTTTAGAAGACGCCGCCTATCGGATTATGGCGGAGAAAATTCGCGTCAAAAACCTTTATTTAGAGCAACTGTATACCTTTGGCGGCCCTAAACGTGACCCTAGGGAAGCAACCGCAAGTTATGGCGTGCGCTATTTATCTGTCAGTTATTTTGCTCTTGTCAGATTTGAAGAAGCAGAATTAATTACTGATGGCGTCACGGGTATAGCTTGGTATCCCATCAAAGAAGTACCCCAATTGGCTTTTGATCACCAAGAAATTTTAGCTTATGGACATAGGCGATTGCGAAATAAATTAGAGTATAGTCCTGTGGCTTTTGAAGTTTTGCCAGAAACATTTACCTTAAACGATTTATATCAGTTATACACCACAGTTTTAGGAGAGAATTTCTCCGATTATTCTAACTTTCGAGCGCGTCTATTAAAACTGGGTTTTTTATTAGACACCAGCATTAAAGTATCTAGAGGTGCAGGTCGTCCAGCTAGTCTATATAAATTTGATGCAGAGGCATTTGCTCAATTTAAAGATAAGCCTCTAGTATTTATTTAA
- a CDS encoding NAD+ synthase, giving the protein MKIASTKFAIGIAQLNPTIGDLVGNSQKILEAAKKAYAAGVRLLLTPELSLCGYPPRDLLLNPSFVVAIDDTLQKLARELPPNLAVLVGTVTQNLKAQVTGGKPLFNSMALVEKGQIKQVFHKRLLPTYDVFDERRYFEPGLQANYFTLDNLHIGVTICEDLWNDEEFWGKRSYAVNPIADLAILGVDLIVNLSASPYSVGKQNSREAMLKHSAVRFQQPIIYVNQAGGNDDLIFDGGSFALNRQGKIVSRTRGFAADLVVVEFVESQRDFASGSISPLPFSEDAEILQALVLGVRDYARKCRFSKVVLGLSGGIDSSLVAAIAVAALGKENVLGVLMPSPYSSEHSISDALALSENLGIKANILPIGNLMQSFDRSLADMFAGTEFGIAEENLQSRIRGNLLMAIANKFGYLLLSTGNKSEMAVGYCTLYGDMNGGLAVIADVPKTRVYSLCHYLNSDRSIIPQNVLTKPPSAELKPGQVDQDSLPPYEILDDILQRLIHDYQSAAQIIAAGHDPMIVDRVIQMVARAEFKRRQAPPGLKITDRAFGTGWRMPIASNWFAVKNAHQTQPIASLVGGDGQDTHNS; this is encoded by the coding sequence ATGAAGATAGCGTCAACAAAGTTTGCCATCGGCATTGCTCAACTTAATCCCACCATTGGTGACTTAGTAGGTAATAGCCAAAAAATCCTAGAAGCTGCTAAAAAAGCTTATGCAGCAGGTGTTCGCTTGTTGTTAACACCAGAACTTTCTTTGTGTGGTTATCCACCAAGAGATTTATTATTAAATCCTAGTTTTGTTGTCGCCATTGATGATACCCTGCAAAAATTAGCTAGAGAATTACCGCCAAATTTAGCGGTTTTGGTAGGAACTGTGACACAGAATTTAAAAGCGCAGGTCACAGGTGGTAAACCGTTATTTAATAGTATGGCTTTGGTAGAAAAAGGGCAAATCAAGCAAGTTTTTCATAAACGACTATTACCCACCTACGATGTTTTTGACGAACGGCGCTATTTTGAACCAGGGCTACAAGCTAACTATTTCACCTTAGATAATCTGCATATTGGCGTCACTATTTGCGAAGATTTATGGAATGATGAAGAATTTTGGGGAAAACGCAGTTATGCAGTCAACCCAATTGCAGACTTGGCAATTCTTGGTGTGGATTTAATTGTTAATTTATCGGCTTCACCATACAGTGTCGGTAAACAAAATTCCCGAGAAGCCATGCTCAAACACAGTGCAGTGCGGTTTCAGCAACCAATTATTTATGTTAACCAAGCGGGAGGAAACGATGATTTAATCTTTGATGGTGGCAGTTTTGCGCTGAATCGTCAAGGAAAAATTGTCAGCCGTACTCGTGGTTTTGCGGCAGATTTAGTAGTAGTTGAATTTGTCGAATCCCAGCGAGATTTTGCATCAGGTAGCATCTCGCCTCTACCTTTTTCCGAAGATGCAGAAATTTTGCAGGCGTTGGTTTTAGGTGTGCGAGATTATGCGCGCAAGTGTCGCTTTTCTAAAGTAGTATTGGGTTTGAGTGGGGGAATTGACTCTTCATTAGTAGCAGCGATCGCTGTAGCTGCACTGGGCAAAGAAAACGTCCTCGGAGTTTTAATGCCCTCTCCTTACAGTTCCGAACATTCTATCAGCGATGCTTTAGCATTGAGTGAAAATTTGGGAATTAAAGCGAATATTTTACCCATTGGTAACTTAATGCAATCCTTTGATCGCTCCCTCGCCGACATGTTTGCAGGTACAGAATTTGGCATAGCCGAAGAAAATCTGCAATCCCGAATTCGCGGGAATTTATTAATGGCGATCGCTAATAAATTTGGTTATCTCCTACTCTCCACCGGTAACAAATCCGAAATGGCCGTTGGTTATTGCACCCTCTACGGAGACATGAACGGCGGTTTAGCAGTAATTGCAGACGTTCCCAAAACCCGCGTGTACTCACTTTGCCATTATTTAAATAGCGATCGCTCAATCATCCCCCAAAACGTCCTCACCAAACCACCAAGCGCCGAACTCAAACCCGGTCAAGTTGACCAAGACTCCCTACCACCATACGAAATTCTCGACGACATCTTACAGCGCCTGATTCACGACTACCAATCAGCAGCGCAAATCATCGCCGCTGGTCACGACCCCATGATCGTAGACCGAGTAATCCAAATGGTAGCCCGCGCCGAATTCAAGCGGCGACAAGCGCCCCCAGGCTTAAAAATCACCGATCGCGCCTTCGGTACAGGCTGGAGAATGCCGATCGCTAGTAACTGGTTCGCCGTCAAAAATGCCCACCAAACACAACCCATCGCGTCTTTAGTAGGTGGAGATGGACAAGATACCCATAATTCGTAA